TCAAAAGCATCGCAGAAACGACGATAGGCTTCGCCGTGCTCGTATTGATGGGAAAACAGGGCGAGGGCCAGTCGTTCGAAGCGCGCGTCGTCGCATTCTGAATCGACGCCTTCGCCCATCCATTCGAGGATCTCGTGTTCGATCTCCCCGCGTTTCAACGCAGAAGCTCGGCGATGCGATCGGTCGCTGCGGCCAGTAGTTCTTCGGAAATCGTCAGCGCGGGGGTCAGCGACAAGACGTTTGCCTCCGGTCCTTCCGGCAGCAGAATCCAGCCCTCGCTCAACATCGTGCCCACGACTCGTTCCGCTTCTTCGCTGGAGTCGAGTTCGATCCCCAGCATGAGACCACGCCCGCGCACGTCACGCACACCAGCGCAGCACGCGAGCCGCTCGCGCATTCGCTTCAACGTGCTCTCGCCCACCCGAGCTGCACGGGCCGGGAGATCTTCGCGCTCCATCACGCGCAGTACGGCGAGTGCGGCGGCGCAGCCCATGGGGTTGCCCAGATGCGTGCTGGTGTGGAGTGCCTCGCCTGTGGAGGCAGGCCAGCGTCGCATGACGTCGGGTCGCCCCGCGCACAGCGATATCGGGAAGCCCCCACCAATGCCCTTGCCCAACGTGACGACATCCGGCAGGACGCTTTCGTGTTCGCAAGCCAGCCAGCGCCCCGTGCGCCCAAAACCCGTGTACACCTCGTCGGCAATCAGAAGGACGCCGCTCTCGTCGGCGAGTTCGCGCAGCGCAGAAACGAATCCAGCCGGCGGAACCACCACGCCGCCGCGTCCCTGTATCGGCTCGAACAGAATCGCACCGACTTCGAAGTCGCGCAGTACCGCGCGCACGGCATCCGGATCACCGTAGGGAACGAAGTGAGTGCGTTCCGGGAGTCGACCCGTAAAGGCTTCGCGAAAGATCGAGCGGTGGGTGACGTCGAGGGCACCCAGACCCAGCCCGTGATAGGCACCTTCGAAAGCGATCACACCGGGCTTGCCCGTGACCATCAAGGCGGTCTTGAGCGCGGACTCGACTGCGTCCGAGCCGTTCGCGGAGAGGATTGCGCAACCGAGGTCGCCCGGTAGCGTGCGCTCTACGGCTTCGAGCAGATCGACTTTCAGGGCGGCGGGAAACACGTCGCCCAGGACGTTGGGCATCTGCGCGGCCTGTTGAGCGATCGCCTCGACCACTTCCTTGTGCGCGTGCCCCAGTGAAGAGGCGCCAAAACCGCCGAGCAGATCGACGAGCCGGTTGCCATCCACGTCGTAGACGTTTGCGCCGCTGGATTGCTGCCAGAACACGGGAGCGACCGTCAGGAGGGTGACTTCCGGGCACTCGACGCGTGCCAGGCGCTCGGCCAACGCGCCCGAGCGTGGACCCGGAATGGCGGTTTTAAGTCTGGGAAGCTGGCCCTCGATCATCTGCCGAATCTAGCCCGCATATCTCACCGGGTCGCTAGCATACGAGCGGGAAGTCCGGCCAGAAGGAATTCCTGGGGCTTCCGAGTTTCTGGGGACATTCCCAGATGGTATAAGAACGGGTATGACGCAACGCGCGTTTTTCGCTGAAAACCGGCCGATACTCCTGCGTTCGGCCTTGTACATTGCCCTGGTCGTGGGTGTGTCGAATCTGCTCGTGGTCGAATATGTGGACCGCGAGATCCTCTCGTATGCGCGTCACGCCATCGCCGCCGGCGCCGGTTGGGTTCTCAACGCCTTGGGTTTTGCGGCGCGCGTCAGTGGGGAGCGGGTATTTCTCTCCTCGAGTGCCGTGCAGATCGTCAACTCATGTACCGGGATCGACGTAGCGGTGTTCCTGGCGTCCGCGGTGCTGGTATTTCCTGCCAGCTGGGGGGCGCGAGTCAGAGGTGTATTGCTGAGCTTCGCCGTGGTCCTCGTCGTGAATTTCCTGCGCGTGCTCACGCTCTGCTACTTCATCAATAGCTCGACCGAGATGTTCGATCTGACGCATCTCTACATCTGGCCCGCGTTCATCACTCTGGTGTGTCTGGGCACTTTGCTCTACTGGATCCAGACCGTCGCCCAGCCCGAAGTTGTTTCAGCGGAAGGCGATGTTTAGCTCGCAAACCCCATCTGGCCGCGATTGCGACGGTATCTTCCGCGCTCTCACGACACGATCCGGGAAAAATGCGGGCTAGAAACACACTCTGGCTCTTGCTGCGTTTCAGCCTGGTCTACGGCGCCCTGGTCTGGTTCTGCTACGTGACGACGGCCTACGCCTGGGTCGAAGGTGCATCCGTATCCCTGGTGAACATCAGCTTCAATCTATTCGACGCCGACGGAGAAGAACGCACGCTTCGCCTCGAGATCCCCGAACGCGGAGCGGTGTATGTCTACGACATCAAGAT
This region of bacterium genomic DNA includes:
- a CDS encoding aspartate aminotransferase family protein yields the protein MIEGQLPRLKTAIPGPRSGALAERLARVECPEVTLLTVAPVFWQQSSGANVYDVDGNRLVDLLGGFGASSLGHAHKEVVEAIAQQAAQMPNVLGDVFPAALKVDLLEAVERTLPGDLGCAILSANGSDAVESALKTALMVTGKPGVIAFEGAYHGLGLGALDVTHRSIFREAFTGRLPERTHFVPYGDPDAVRAVLRDFEVGAILFEPIQGRGGVVVPPAGFVSALRELADESGVLLIADEVYTGFGRTGRWLACEHESVLPDVVTLGKGIGGGFPISLCAGRPDVMRRWPASTGEALHTSTHLGNPMGCAAALAVLRVMEREDLPARAARVGESTLKRMRERLACCAGVRDVRGRGLMLGIELDSSEEAERVVGTMLSEGWILLPEGPEANVLSLTPALTISEELLAAATDRIAELLR